A region from the Bombyx mori chromosome 15, ASM3026992v2 genome encodes:
- the LOC101744251 gene encoding protein takeout, with product MEMLLATVLLLVLHCITADIPPYIKVCQRNDPNVDKCIMNSVEELRPKMIDGIPELDVPGIEPLSLGQIALARGPQGAKLTAVVNDVKVNGPSNFVIEELKSDLDNNRFDFKLLLPKLDFNGKYKMDIQVLLLRLQGRGNITGTFRDYACNVTMRGHKEKRGDEEYLRFDPFKVKLRVGQSSIYLTNLFDGDPVLGPATNRVINENSNVFLEEIRPVLERSLGELFTEMANKITAKFTYKELFP from the exons ATGGAAATGTTGCTAGCTACCGTGTTGCTACTAGTGCTGCACTGTATTACCGCAGACATTC CGCCATACATAAAGGTGTGCCAGCGAAATGATCCGAACGTTGACAAGTGCATTATGAATTCGGTCGAGGAGCTACGTCCAAAGATGATAGAC GGAATTCCGGAGTTGGACGTTCCAGGCATCGAACCTTTGAGTCTCGGACAAATTGCGTTGGCTAGAGGTCCGCAGGGAGCCAAGCTCACCGCTGTCGTCAACGACGTGAAAGTAAATGGACCCAGTAACTTCGTTATTGAGGAATTGAA GTCGGATTTAGATAACAATCGTTTTGATTTCAAATTGCTACTACCGAAGCTGGACTTCAACGGGAAATACAAGATGGATATTCAGGTCCTGTTACTGCGACTGCAGGGTCGGGGCAACATCACAGGAACGTTTA GAGATTACGCTTGCAACGTCACTATGAGAGGGCACAAAGAGAAGCGCGGAGACGAAGAATACCTTCGTTTTGATCCATTCAAAGTCAAACTTCGTGTCGGACAGTCCTCAATTTACCTTACGAACCTTTTTGACGGCGACCCGGTACTAGGTCCGGCCACAAACAGGGTGATCAACGAGAACTCTAATGTGTTCCTCGAAGAAATCCGCCCAGTCCTTGAAAGAAGCCTTGGGGAGCTCTTCACTGAAATGGCGAACAAAATAACGGCGAAATTCACTTACAAAGAACTATTTCCTTAA
- the LOC101744109 gene encoding thioredoxin domain-containing protein 2 isoform X2, which yields MIHIHESRTIQKQNTVIRLKIPMQSIFEHEFDNLIPLSKTNDKVPGAVMLSLPSKKKIMIDLSGKRTMCPIRPKLRRTINIIMNLTSEQNSKANPDGKISTDSKSVIENGINGPKINDQSVSKSPNSNSVVDVALFMDEAKANDPIVSSVKTDTSINNEPDTAAKGQDAVNPSQHTNSDPLISPTASDVTDLNANGGKNDVSKQTDASKQGDASKQPDGLEKADASKEGDVSKQADSPKQTDASKQADASTQPDRLEKADASKEGDVSKQADSSKQTDASKQADTSTQPDGLEKADASKEGDVSKQADPSKQADASTQPDGLEKADASKGGDISKQAEPSNKADASKQTDGLEKADTSKDGAVSEQADPSKQVDSSKQIDGLEKADASKEGDISKQAEPSNQADASKQPDASKQAASENPGAPKDSTISSSEKPNESASIVSPADTPENPPVAQSTPDASGSPTNSNPDSGSSPAPETPKSPNGSNEATADAAASGLAVNGKTNNGGDSINLTQATANSDVSTSNTTT from the exons atg ATTCATATCCATGAATCgagaacaatacaaaaacagaaCACGGTAATACGACTAAAAATTCCAATGCAATCAATATTTGAACACGAATTCGATAATTTGATACCGTTGTCCAAAACCAATGACAAGGTGCCCGGAGCAGTGATGCTGTCTTTaccttccaaaaaaaaaatcatgatcgACTTGTCAGGGAAGAGAACTATGTGCCCAATACGGCCCAAACTACGTCGGACAATCAATATCATCATGAATTTGACCAGCGAACAGAATTCTAAAGCTAATCCTGATGGGAAAATATCAACAGATTCTAAGTCTGTTATAGAAAACGGTATAAACGGACCGAAGATAAACGATCAATCCGTTTCGAAATCTCCTAATTCCAATTCTGTTGTTGATGTTGCATTATTTATGGACGAGGCAAAAGCTAATGACCCTATCGTTTCTTCGGTAAAAACAGATACTAGTATCAATAATGAACCAGACACAGCTGCAAAAGGCCAAGATGCTGTAAATCCTTCACAGCATACTAATTCTGATCCATTGATATCTCCAACCGCGAGCGACGTGACCGATCTCAATGCCAACGGAGGAAAAAACGATGTATCAAAGCAAACGGATGCGTCAAAACAGGGCGATGCATCAAAACAACCTGATGGATTAGAAAAGGCTGATGCGTCAAAGGAGGGTGATGTCTCCAAACAGGCTGATTCGCCAAAACAGACTGATGCATCAAAACAGGCCGATGCGTCAACACAACCTGATAGATTAGAAAAGGCTGATGCATCAAAGGAGGGTGATGTCTCCAAACAGGCTGATTCGTCAAAACAGACTGATGCATCAAAACAGGCCGATACATCAACACAACCTGATGGATTAGAAAAGGCAGATGCATCAAAAGAGGGTGATGTCTCCAAACAGGCTGATCCGTCTAAACAGGCCGATGCATCAACACAACCTGATGGATTAGAAAAGGCCGATGCGTCAAAAGGGGGTGATATCTCGAAACAGGCTGAACCATCAAACAAAGCTGATGCATCAAAGCAAACTGATGGATTAGAAAAGGCTGATACGTCAAAAGACGGTGCTGTCTCTGAACAGGCCGATCCGTCAAAACAGGTTGATTCATCAAAACAAATTGATGGATTAGAAAAGGCAGATGCGTCAAAAGAGGGTGATATCTCGAAACAGGCTGAACCGTCAAACCAAGCTGATGCATCAAAACAGCCTGATGCATCGAAACAGGCAGCTTCAGAAAACCCCGGCGCACCAAAAGATTCCACTATTTCATCCAGTGAAAAACCTAATGAATCAGCTTCAATAGTCAGTCCTGCAGATACGCCGGAGAATCCTCCAGTAGCCCAATCTACTCCGGACGCGTCTGGTTCTCCTACGAATTCAAACCCTGACTCTGGCTCTTCTCCAGCACCTGAAACACCAAAATCTCCGAATGGTTCGAACGAGGCCACTGCAGACGCCGCAGCATCAGGTCTTGCGGTAAACGGCAAAACAAACAACGGAGGAGATTCCATAAACTTGACTCAGGCAACAGCAAACAGTGACGTTTCTACGAGTAATACTACCACCTAA
- the LOC101744109 gene encoding thioredoxin domain-containing protein 2 isoform X1 produces the protein MGWSGRLVQLFLLFLIQIHIHESRTIQKQNTVIRLKIPMQSIFEHEFDNLIPLSKTNDKVPGAVMLSLPSKKKIMIDLSGKRTMCPIRPKLRRTINIIMNLTSEQNSKANPDGKISTDSKSVIENGINGPKINDQSVSKSPNSNSVVDVALFMDEAKANDPIVSSVKTDTSINNEPDTAAKGQDAVNPSQHTNSDPLISPTASDVTDLNANGGKNDVSKQTDASKQGDASKQPDGLEKADASKEGDVSKQADSPKQTDASKQADASTQPDRLEKADASKEGDVSKQADSSKQTDASKQADTSTQPDGLEKADASKEGDVSKQADPSKQADASTQPDGLEKADASKGGDISKQAEPSNKADASKQTDGLEKADTSKDGAVSEQADPSKQVDSSKQIDGLEKADASKEGDISKQAEPSNQADASKQPDASKQAASENPGAPKDSTISSSEKPNESASIVSPADTPENPPVAQSTPDASGSPTNSNPDSGSSPAPETPKSPNGSNEATADAAASGLAVNGKTNNGGDSINLTQATANSDVSTSNTTT, from the exons atggGGTGGTCTGGTCGATTAGTGCAACTGTTTCTCTTGTTCTTAATTCAG ATTCATATCCATGAATCgagaacaatacaaaaacagaaCACGGTAATACGACTAAAAATTCCAATGCAATCAATATTTGAACACGAATTCGATAATTTGATACCGTTGTCCAAAACCAATGACAAGGTGCCCGGAGCAGTGATGCTGTCTTTaccttccaaaaaaaaaatcatgatcgACTTGTCAGGGAAGAGAACTATGTGCCCAATACGGCCCAAACTACGTCGGACAATCAATATCATCATGAATTTGACCAGCGAACAGAATTCTAAAGCTAATCCTGATGGGAAAATATCAACAGATTCTAAGTCTGTTATAGAAAACGGTATAAACGGACCGAAGATAAACGATCAATCCGTTTCGAAATCTCCTAATTCCAATTCTGTTGTTGATGTTGCATTATTTATGGACGAGGCAAAAGCTAATGACCCTATCGTTTCTTCGGTAAAAACAGATACTAGTATCAATAATGAACCAGACACAGCTGCAAAAGGCCAAGATGCTGTAAATCCTTCACAGCATACTAATTCTGATCCATTGATATCTCCAACCGCGAGCGACGTGACCGATCTCAATGCCAACGGAGGAAAAAACGATGTATCAAAGCAAACGGATGCGTCAAAACAGGGCGATGCATCAAAACAACCTGATGGATTAGAAAAGGCTGATGCGTCAAAGGAGGGTGATGTCTCCAAACAGGCTGATTCGCCAAAACAGACTGATGCATCAAAACAGGCCGATGCGTCAACACAACCTGATAGATTAGAAAAGGCTGATGCATCAAAGGAGGGTGATGTCTCCAAACAGGCTGATTCGTCAAAACAGACTGATGCATCAAAACAGGCCGATACATCAACACAACCTGATGGATTAGAAAAGGCAGATGCATCAAAAGAGGGTGATGTCTCCAAACAGGCTGATCCGTCTAAACAGGCCGATGCATCAACACAACCTGATGGATTAGAAAAGGCCGATGCGTCAAAAGGGGGTGATATCTCGAAACAGGCTGAACCATCAAACAAAGCTGATGCATCAAAGCAAACTGATGGATTAGAAAAGGCTGATACGTCAAAAGACGGTGCTGTCTCTGAACAGGCCGATCCGTCAAAACAGGTTGATTCATCAAAACAAATTGATGGATTAGAAAAGGCAGATGCGTCAAAAGAGGGTGATATCTCGAAACAGGCTGAACCGTCAAACCAAGCTGATGCATCAAAACAGCCTGATGCATCGAAACAGGCAGCTTCAGAAAACCCCGGCGCACCAAAAGATTCCACTATTTCATCCAGTGAAAAACCTAATGAATCAGCTTCAATAGTCAGTCCTGCAGATACGCCGGAGAATCCTCCAGTAGCCCAATCTACTCCGGACGCGTCTGGTTCTCCTACGAATTCAAACCCTGACTCTGGCTCTTCTCCAGCACCTGAAACACCAAAATCTCCGAATGGTTCGAACGAGGCCACTGCAGACGCCGCAGCATCAGGTCTTGCGGTAAACGGCAAAACAAACAACGGAGGAGATTCCATAAACTTGACTCAGGCAACAGCAAACAGTGACGTTTCTACGAGTAATACTACCACCTAA
- the LOC101744109 gene encoding thioredoxin domain-containing protein 2 isoform X3 has protein sequence MQSIFEHEFDNLIPLSKTNDKVPGAVMLSLPSKKKIMIDLSGKRTMCPIRPKLRRTINIIMNLTSEQNSKANPDGKISTDSKSVIENGINGPKINDQSVSKSPNSNSVVDVALFMDEAKANDPIVSSVKTDTSINNEPDTAAKGQDAVNPSQHTNSDPLISPTASDVTDLNANGGKNDVSKQTDASKQGDASKQPDGLEKADASKEGDVSKQADSPKQTDASKQADASTQPDRLEKADASKEGDVSKQADSSKQTDASKQADTSTQPDGLEKADASKEGDVSKQADPSKQADASTQPDGLEKADASKGGDISKQAEPSNKADASKQTDGLEKADTSKDGAVSEQADPSKQVDSSKQIDGLEKADASKEGDISKQAEPSNQADASKQPDASKQAASENPGAPKDSTISSSEKPNESASIVSPADTPENPPVAQSTPDASGSPTNSNPDSGSSPAPETPKSPNGSNEATADAAASGLAVNGKTNNGGDSINLTQATANSDVSTSNTTT, from the coding sequence ATGCAATCAATATTTGAACACGAATTCGATAATTTGATACCGTTGTCCAAAACCAATGACAAGGTGCCCGGAGCAGTGATGCTGTCTTTaccttccaaaaaaaaaatcatgatcgACTTGTCAGGGAAGAGAACTATGTGCCCAATACGGCCCAAACTACGTCGGACAATCAATATCATCATGAATTTGACCAGCGAACAGAATTCTAAAGCTAATCCTGATGGGAAAATATCAACAGATTCTAAGTCTGTTATAGAAAACGGTATAAACGGACCGAAGATAAACGATCAATCCGTTTCGAAATCTCCTAATTCCAATTCTGTTGTTGATGTTGCATTATTTATGGACGAGGCAAAAGCTAATGACCCTATCGTTTCTTCGGTAAAAACAGATACTAGTATCAATAATGAACCAGACACAGCTGCAAAAGGCCAAGATGCTGTAAATCCTTCACAGCATACTAATTCTGATCCATTGATATCTCCAACCGCGAGCGACGTGACCGATCTCAATGCCAACGGAGGAAAAAACGATGTATCAAAGCAAACGGATGCGTCAAAACAGGGCGATGCATCAAAACAACCTGATGGATTAGAAAAGGCTGATGCGTCAAAGGAGGGTGATGTCTCCAAACAGGCTGATTCGCCAAAACAGACTGATGCATCAAAACAGGCCGATGCGTCAACACAACCTGATAGATTAGAAAAGGCTGATGCATCAAAGGAGGGTGATGTCTCCAAACAGGCTGATTCGTCAAAACAGACTGATGCATCAAAACAGGCCGATACATCAACACAACCTGATGGATTAGAAAAGGCAGATGCATCAAAAGAGGGTGATGTCTCCAAACAGGCTGATCCGTCTAAACAGGCCGATGCATCAACACAACCTGATGGATTAGAAAAGGCCGATGCGTCAAAAGGGGGTGATATCTCGAAACAGGCTGAACCATCAAACAAAGCTGATGCATCAAAGCAAACTGATGGATTAGAAAAGGCTGATACGTCAAAAGACGGTGCTGTCTCTGAACAGGCCGATCCGTCAAAACAGGTTGATTCATCAAAACAAATTGATGGATTAGAAAAGGCAGATGCGTCAAAAGAGGGTGATATCTCGAAACAGGCTGAACCGTCAAACCAAGCTGATGCATCAAAACAGCCTGATGCATCGAAACAGGCAGCTTCAGAAAACCCCGGCGCACCAAAAGATTCCACTATTTCATCCAGTGAAAAACCTAATGAATCAGCTTCAATAGTCAGTCCTGCAGATACGCCGGAGAATCCTCCAGTAGCCCAATCTACTCCGGACGCGTCTGGTTCTCCTACGAATTCAAACCCTGACTCTGGCTCTTCTCCAGCACCTGAAACACCAAAATCTCCGAATGGTTCGAACGAGGCCACTGCAGACGCCGCAGCATCAGGTCTTGCGGTAAACGGCAAAACAAACAACGGAGGAGATTCCATAAACTTGACTCAGGCAACAGCAAACAGTGACGTTTCTACGAGTAATACTACCACCTAA